In Camelus bactrianus isolate YW-2024 breed Bactrian camel chromosome 18, ASM4877302v1, whole genome shotgun sequence, one DNA window encodes the following:
- the LOC105064768 gene encoding uncharacterized protein LOC105064768, protein MEASRTVESSEAAWVPFFSRPASSPDPLPKFSPLGTRGAIGSAPAHMAMQPARDPRKLSLAGLRVFQGPQTAESVTDSNPVPEPLVRKGGGAEGRGGCGGTRRLRWDAGLGARKGRGRSRSRSREQPPSPAPSLPPAPWQMLLPVPHRRPGLRRALSLRQIPDDSYNPEILYVELWMLPVLFGPDGELMTALHRWFGVLLVVSAVPGCGVLIFIIGPPFYQHLTMLLIVAVSFQLRIRENRARARTRRLLNSARASGRSV, encoded by the exons ATGGAGGCTTCGAGGACGGTGGAGTCCTCCGAGGCCGCGTGGGTTCCATTCTTCAGCCGCCCGGCTTCCTCCCCTGACCCCCTTCCCAAATTCTCTCCGCTTGGCACCCGAGGAGCCATCGGATCTGCCCCAGCGCACATGGCTATGCAGCCGGCCAGAGACCCTCGCAAACTCAGCCTAGCGGGCCTACGGGTGTTCCAGGGCCCTCAGACGGCAGAGTCGGTGACGGACAGCAACCCTGTTCCGGAACCGCTGGTTCGGAAGGGCGGCGGGGCGGAGGGACGCGGCGGCTGCGGAGGGACGCGGCGGCTGCGGTGGGATGCGGGTCTGGGCGCGCGGAAGGGGCGGggccggagccggagccggagccgtGAGCAGCCgccctccccagctccctccctccctcctgcgcCCTGGCAGATGCTGCTCCCGGTGCCCCACCGGCGCCCGGGGCTTCGTCGTGCCCTAAGTCTGAGGCAGATTCCAGACGACAGTTACAACCCAGAGATCCTTTACGTGGAGCTGTGGATGCTTCCCGTGTTGTTCG gcccggACGGCGAACTGATGACGGCTCTCCACCGGTGGTTCGGGGTCTTACTCGTGGTGAGCGCGGTCCCAGGATGCGGAGTCCTGATCTTCATTATTGGGCCGCCCTTCTACCAGCATCTTACGATGCTCCTCATCGTGGCGGTGTCTTTCCAGCTTCGGATCCGCGAAAACCGAG CCAGAGCTCGGACCAGACGGCTGCTAAATTCTGCGCGGGCCTCCGGACGCTCGGTTTAA